A genomic segment from Pirellulales bacterium encodes:
- a CDS encoding DUF1854 domain-containing protein, which translates to MQRENMHFDASSDDAFGLHHDALGRLVLTDAHAVEHVDVEPARAFPISDPLNRISIRDNHGRELLWVESLADLPPDVRSVLETDLMRREFIPIVTRIVHMTAFTEPSQWDVETDRGRTQFLLGNEDDIHRLEGHRAIIVDTHGIRFLIPDTRALDAPSRRILERYL; encoded by the coding sequence ATGCAACGAGAGAATATGCACTTCGACGCGTCTTCTGACGACGCTTTCGGTCTGCATCACGACGCGCTCGGCCGGCTCGTGCTAACTGATGCCCATGCCGTGGAGCATGTCGACGTCGAGCCGGCGCGGGCGTTTCCGATTTCCGATCCGCTGAATCGCATCTCGATTCGCGATAACCACGGACGCGAGCTACTCTGGGTCGAGAGTCTGGCCGATCTGCCTCCCGACGTGCGCAGCGTGCTGGAAACAGACCTGATGCGGCGCGAGTTCATCCCGATCGTGACGCGAATCGTCCACATGACGGCTTTCACCGAACCGTCGCAATGGGACGTCGAAACCGATCGCGGGCGAACCCAATTCCTACTGGGCAACGAGGACGACATTCACCGCCTCGAAGGCCACCGGGCCATCATCGTCGATACGCACGGCATTCGTTTCTTGATCCCCGACACACGCGCGCTCGATGCTCCCAGTAGGCGAATCTTGGAGCGCTACTTGTGA
- a CDS encoding serine hydrolase domain-containing protein: MTSKLVIVALGLVSIVLASSIFAAESQPPASPEVTAAMQPYLDSYKLAGVIAVIADRSGKVHYRNLLGYADIEAKKPISEDNVFWIASMSKMFAGASIMMLVDEGKVSLDDPVTKYIPQLNKWMVLAEKDEAHVLLKPVVRPVTIRHVLSHTSGLAGSSELQQVTGADSTPLKARALGSVTGPLQWQPGDKYAYGNQGMNIAARIVEIVSGTPYEDFLQKRFFDPLGMQETTFWPSEAQVARLAGAYGPNKERNGYARGGLGYLTKPLSDRIHRYPEAGGGLFSTTHDIFRYGLMLANDGELEGERYLSHAAMEELRTEQTGSTKVNYSLGYHLRNGMFGHDGAYGTDLSVDPKTGMVAIFMVQCSGGDQWAARDLFLKTATQVFPK, translated from the coding sequence ATGACAAGCAAACTCGTAATCGTCGCGCTCGGCCTGGTATCGATTGTTTTGGCCTCATCCATCTTCGCGGCTGAAAGCCAGCCACCGGCCAGTCCCGAAGTTACGGCGGCGATGCAGCCTTATCTGGACAGCTACAAGCTGGCGGGGGTCATTGCCGTCATCGCCGACAGGAGCGGGAAGGTTCACTACAGGAATCTGTTGGGCTACGCCGATATCGAGGCGAAGAAACCGATCAGCGAAGACAACGTCTTCTGGATCGCTTCGATGTCCAAGATGTTCGCCGGGGCATCCATCATGATGTTGGTGGATGAAGGCAAAGTCAGCTTGGATGACCCGGTGACGAAGTACATCCCGCAGCTCAATAAGTGGATGGTGCTTGCGGAAAAGGATGAGGCGCATGTCCTGCTGAAACCCGTGGTTCGTCCGGTGACGATTCGGCATGTGCTAAGCCACACCAGCGGCCTGGCCGGCAGTTCGGAGCTTCAGCAGGTCACGGGGGCGGACAGCACGCCGCTGAAGGCCCGCGCGCTCGGCTCCGTCACCGGTCCGCTCCAGTGGCAGCCGGGCGACAAGTACGCCTATGGCAACCAGGGGATGAACATCGCCGCGCGCATCGTCGAGATCGTCAGTGGCACGCCGTATGAGGATTTTCTGCAGAAGCGATTCTTTGATCCGCTGGGCATGCAGGAGACCACCTTCTGGCCCAGTGAAGCACAAGTTGCCCGGCTGGCCGGCGCTTATGGTCCGAACAAGGAAAGGAATGGTTACGCGCGGGGCGGCCTGGGCTATTTGACCAAGCCGTTGAGCGATCGGATTCACCGTTATCCCGAGGCTGGGGGCGGCCTTTTCTCCACCACGCACGACATTTTCCGATACGGCCTAATGCTGGCCAACGACGGCGAACTAGAGGGCGAACGCTACCTGTCGCACGCGGCGATGGAGGAACTGCGGACGGAGCAGACCGGCTCGACGAAGGTCAACTACAGCCTGGGATACCACCTTCGCAACGGCATGTTTGGCCACGATGGCGCCTATGGCACCGATCTGTCGGTCGACCCAAAGACCGGAATGGTGGCCATCTTCATGGTGCAATGC
- a CDS encoding ABC transporter transmembrane domain-containing protein: protein MNPPLEGTTDAGSSLPESWRSAVRTQLATGESVLAWFEPDLDQRLCFARRLVVLTDRRLLAYGEPEILSTIATTNGLPASSDDAPKAPRWQTWPVSGDVSLRAQEHVGAGTLDLVTSERRLTHWKYTLGAAAAAHRFVGRFNDAKNRSSGVSTSICPSCGAVISADDGICRSCSVALEPRAIASLYRLIAFARPRLKLILLGFLLTLASTAISLIPLYLAMRLLDDVLVPYEGGHAVSMILAVWLLSGWAVAAIITWLLEWARTYVLAWASEWIAADLRNKTYAHLQWLSLEFFGGKRTGDLMSRIGSDTDKICNFLSVNLIAFASDVIMMLMTAGFLLSTNWMLALVSLAPFPVIVWLVNWVRSRLRRNFRLSGVAWGEMTSVLADTIPGIRVVKAFAQEDREIERFGHSNHRVVEINQRVNFVWSFFAPTVKMFTELGLLVVWAFGCWQVFQHDVKVGVLWAFALGIGRFFTRIESLIYMVSATQKAAASAQRIYEILDRVPSVAEPVRPVHPGRLEGAVELRGVRFKYGTREVLHGIDLAIRPGEMIGLVGQSGAGKSTLINLVCRFYDVAEGAILADGVDIRSIPVAEYRHNIGIVLQDPFLFYGTIAENISYGRPGATRDEIVAAARAARAHEFILNLPDGYDSLVGERGQSLSGGERQRISIARALLIDPRILILDEATSSVDTETEREIQVALENLIQGRTTIAIAHRLSTLRRADRLVVLERGQIAEIGNHQELLRLPGAYARLHRAQLELVQGVGV from the coding sequence ATGAATCCCCCACTGGAAGGAACGACTGACGCCGGTAGCTCGCTGCCTGAGTCTTGGCGCAGCGCGGTCCGCACGCAACTCGCGACGGGCGAATCAGTTCTGGCGTGGTTTGAGCCCGATCTCGATCAGCGCCTCTGCTTTGCGCGGCGGCTAGTTGTCTTGACGGACCGGCGTCTATTGGCCTATGGCGAGCCCGAGATCCTCTCAACGATCGCGACGACGAATGGTTTGCCCGCGTCCAGCGATGACGCTCCGAAAGCGCCCCGGTGGCAAACATGGCCAGTTTCGGGCGACGTTTCGCTGCGGGCCCAGGAACACGTGGGGGCCGGCACGCTCGATCTCGTCACGAGCGAACGCCGGTTGACGCACTGGAAATACACGCTGGGGGCCGCTGCCGCGGCCCATCGCTTCGTCGGCCGATTCAACGATGCGAAAAACCGATCGTCCGGCGTCTCGACGAGCATTTGCCCAAGTTGCGGCGCCGTAATCAGCGCCGACGACGGCATCTGCCGTTCGTGCAGCGTGGCGCTTGAGCCGCGGGCAATCGCTTCGCTCTATCGCTTGATCGCGTTTGCCAGGCCGCGGCTGAAACTGATCTTGCTGGGATTCTTGCTCACCTTGGCGAGCACCGCCATCAGTTTGATTCCGCTCTATCTAGCGATGCGGCTCTTGGATGACGTACTCGTGCCGTATGAAGGCGGGCACGCGGTGAGCATGATTCTCGCGGTCTGGCTTTTGAGCGGGTGGGCGGTCGCGGCAATCATCACTTGGCTGCTCGAATGGGCGCGGACCTACGTGCTCGCCTGGGCGAGCGAGTGGATTGCCGCCGATTTGCGCAACAAGACCTATGCCCATCTGCAATGGCTGTCGCTCGAGTTCTTCGGCGGCAAACGGACCGGTGATTTGATGTCGCGGATCGGCAGTGACACCGACAAGATCTGCAACTTCCTTTCGGTCAATTTGATTGCGTTCGCCTCCGACGTGATCATGATGTTGATGACCGCCGGGTTTCTGCTTTCGACGAATTGGATGTTGGCATTGGTGTCGCTGGCGCCGTTTCCGGTGATCGTGTGGCTGGTGAACTGGGTCCGGTCGAGGCTGCGGCGGAATTTCCGCCTGTCGGGCGTGGCCTGGGGCGAGATGACGAGCGTGCTGGCCGACACGATCCCAGGGATTCGCGTCGTCAAGGCGTTTGCCCAGGAGGACCGCGAGATCGAGCGGTTCGGCCACAGCAACCATCGCGTGGTGGAAATCAACCAACGCGTGAACTTCGTCTGGTCGTTCTTCGCCCCGACTGTGAAGATGTTCACCGAGTTGGGTCTGTTGGTCGTGTGGGCCTTCGGCTGCTGGCAAGTGTTTCAGCATGATGTCAAGGTCGGAGTGCTGTGGGCATTCGCCCTGGGAATCGGCCGCTTCTTCACGCGGATCGAGTCGCTGATCTACATGGTTTCCGCCACGCAGAAGGCGGCTGCCTCGGCGCAACGGATCTACGAGATTCTCGACCGCGTGCCGAGCGTGGCCGAGCCGGTCCGGCCGGTGCATCCCGGCCGCCTGGAAGGGGCCGTCGAGCTGCGCGGAGTGCGCTTCAAATATGGCACACGCGAGGTGCTCCACGGGATCGACCTGGCCATCCGGCCGGGTGAAATGATCGGACTGGTCGGGCAGAGCGGAGCAGGCAAGAGCACGCTGATTAACCTCGTCTGCCGCTTTTACGATGTGGCGGAGGGGGCGATCCTGGCGGACGGAGTCGATATCCGGTCAATCCCCGTGGCCGAGTACCGGCACAACATTGGGATCGTGCTGCAGGATCCGTTTTTGTTCTACGGCACGATTGCCGAGAATATCTCCTATGGCCGCCCCGGTGCGACACGTGACGAAATCGTGGCCGCGGCCCGCGCCGCGCGAGCGCATGAGTTTATACTGAATCTCCCTGATGGGTACGATTCACTCGTCGGCGAGCGGGGTCAATCGCTCTCCGGCGGCGAACGGCAGCGGATTTCGATCGCCCGGGCCCTGTTGATCGATCCGCGAATCTTGATCCTCGACGAGGCGACCTCGTCGGTCGATACGGAAACGGAGCGCGAAATCCAAGTGGCGCTCGAGAACCTGATACAAGGTCGCACGACGATCGCAATCGCCCACCGTCTCAGCACGCTCAGACGGGCCGACCGCCTCGTCGTCCTCGAACGGGGCCAAATCGCCGAGATCGGCAACCATCAGGAACTCCTCCGGCTCCCCGGCGCCTACGCCCGATTGCATCGAGCGCAGTTGGAATTAGTGCAAGGGGTGGGAGTATAA
- a CDS encoding Uma2 family endonuclease encodes MSSRTEATVEDLYNVAGKAELIGGEIVMMSPTGGLPGYAALEIGASLREYAQRTRSGHAIGDNVGFVVDLPDRKSFCPDAAYHVGRLSMKFIDGAPVFAVEVRSEGDYGPAAERELDEKRADYFAAGTKVVWDVDLNGPDVVRVYRADDSRLPTTYHRGQLAEAEPAVPGWTMPVDDLFPAEHE; translated from the coding sequence ATGAGTTCGAGAACAGAAGCGACCGTCGAAGATCTTTACAATGTGGCCGGCAAGGCTGAACTGATCGGAGGAGAGATTGTGATGATGTCGCCGACCGGAGGTTTGCCCGGCTATGCGGCCCTTGAAATCGGCGCGAGCCTGAGAGAGTATGCACAGCGAACGAGGAGCGGACACGCCATCGGCGACAACGTGGGATTCGTCGTCGATTTGCCGGATCGAAAGTCCTTTTGCCCGGATGCCGCGTATCATGTTGGCCGCCTAAGCATGAAATTCATCGACGGCGCGCCCGTCTTTGCCGTCGAAGTTCGTAGTGAGGGAGATTACGGCCCAGCGGCCGAACGGGAGTTGGACGAAAAGCGGGCCGACTATTTCGCCGCAGGGACGAAAGTCGTGTGGGACGTCGATCTCAACGGTCCTGACGTCGTTCGCGTCTATCGGGCCGATGATTCGCGCCTCCCGACGACCTACCACCGCGGCCAACTCGCCGAAGCCGAGCCGGCCGTCCCCGGCTGGACGATGCCGGTTGATGATCTCTTTCCGGCGGAGCACGAGTGA
- a CDS encoding cyclic nucleotide-binding domain-containing protein, which yields MITDILPDKLLQDIPLFRMLNPTERRQIAEIIKVTAFQPGDLILEQGKESRNLWVVVEGKCEVVRHLEHKDSEMESVVLATLEPYHQFGEMSFFHPAPHSADVRAQTHVKLLRIAHVDYQDLIDEGIWAAYKISHTAVETLAQRLRRMDEWIAQLVADQPDGDDQVREWNTFREKLFNRWNL from the coding sequence ATGATCACCGATATCCTTCCCGACAAACTGCTGCAAGACATCCCGCTCTTCCGCATGCTCAATCCGACGGAGCGACGGCAGATCGCCGAGATCATTAAGGTGACGGCGTTCCAGCCGGGGGACTTGATCCTCGAACAGGGAAAAGAGAGCCGTAATTTGTGGGTCGTCGTCGAGGGAAAGTGCGAAGTGGTGCGGCACCTCGAACATAAGGATTCGGAGATGGAATCGGTCGTGCTCGCCACGCTCGAGCCGTACCACCAGTTCGGCGAGATGTCGTTCTTCCATCCCGCCCCACACTCCGCCGACGTGCGCGCTCAGACGCACGTCAAGCTGTTGCGGATCGCCCACGTCGATTATCAAGACCTGATCGACGAAGGGATCTGGGCCGCCTACAAAATCTCGCACACGGCGGTCGAAACGCTCGCCCAACGCTTGCGGCGAATGGATGAATGGATCGCCCAGCTCGTGGCCGACCAACCGGACGGCGACGACCAAGTCCGCGAATGGAACACCTTCCGCGAGAAGCTGTTCAATCGCTGGAATTTGTAG